One Nitrospina watsonii DNA segment encodes these proteins:
- a CDS encoding acyl-CoA dehydrogenase family protein: protein MSYAISAQKDILTLMYGDATHSEMLDAFAKLVEERVLPAEMATEVARAANPLHEFRAQLLAEDTLDANAVESVYEKARSKRKVPDTVFQQIVESGLTTMPFAEELGGLDLPFPLFIAFLETLGKASPSIGVRYAISNTVAEGLKFNYHAGRLSDYGRSMLEALVSGEHLAAFCLTEASASGSNIMQEMATRAVLNGGGSEYTLTGNKFWITNAESATVFGVFARTSKDPRHGVSLFLVERAQEGCRTGQVFEKYVVENSSFGEIVFNEVKLPLDHMVGQEGFGMDYAMRMLNSGRITIAALATGLAQRAFEEYLEVAVEGKKTAGRHLIEFDRTKAKVAELSTEIHAARGMTYHAAWMKDQYDKNASDGDLRSRYVIAANSAKLKAAAVAQKACNYLIQIWGASSVVKENRAMKHYLDSWLYYFGEAVPEVLENTLSRMEVKRYKARKGLQD, encoded by the coding sequence ATGAGCTACGCCATCAGTGCGCAGAAAGATATCCTGACCCTGATGTACGGGGACGCAACGCATAGCGAGATGCTCGACGCGTTCGCCAAGCTGGTGGAAGAGCGCGTGCTTCCGGCGGAGATGGCGACGGAGGTGGCGCGCGCCGCCAATCCTTTACACGAGTTTCGCGCACAACTTTTGGCCGAGGACACGCTCGATGCAAACGCGGTGGAATCGGTGTACGAGAAGGCACGGTCCAAACGCAAGGTGCCAGACACCGTGTTCCAGCAGATCGTGGAGTCGGGCCTCACCACCATGCCGTTTGCGGAGGAGCTCGGAGGACTCGACCTGCCGTTTCCCCTGTTCATCGCGTTCCTGGAAACCTTGGGCAAGGCGTCGCCCAGCATCGGCGTGCGCTACGCCATCTCCAACACGGTGGCGGAGGGACTGAAGTTCAATTATCACGCAGGCCGCCTGTCCGATTACGGGCGGAGCATGCTGGAAGCGCTGGTCTCCGGCGAGCACCTGGCGGCGTTCTGCCTGACCGAGGCGTCGGCGTCGGGGTCGAACATCATGCAGGAGATGGCGACGCGCGCCGTGCTGAACGGCGGCGGCAGTGAGTACACGCTGACGGGCAACAAGTTCTGGATCACCAACGCCGAGTCGGCGACGGTGTTCGGCGTGTTCGCGCGCACGTCGAAAGACCCGCGCCACGGGGTCAGCCTGTTTCTGGTCGAACGCGCGCAGGAAGGGTGCCGCACGGGACAGGTGTTCGAGAAGTACGTGGTGGAAAATTCATCTTTCGGCGAGATCGTGTTCAACGAAGTCAAACTGCCGCTCGACCACATGGTGGGGCAGGAAGGCTTCGGCATGGACTACGCCATGCGCATGCTGAACTCCGGCCGCATCACCATTGCCGCCTTGGCCACGGGTCTGGCGCAACGCGCGTTCGAGGAATACCTGGAGGTGGCGGTCGAAGGCAAGAAGACCGCCGGACGGCACTTGATCGAATTCGACCGCACCAAGGCAAAGGTCGCCGAACTATCGACGGAAATCCATGCGGCCCGCGGCATGACCTACCACGCGGCGTGGATGAAGGACCAGTATGATAAAAATGCCAGCGACGGCGACCTGCGTTCCCGTTACGTCATCGCCGCCAACAGCGCCAAGCTGAAAGCCGCCGCGGTGGCGCAGAAGGCGTGCAACTACCTCATCCAGATCTGGGGCGCGAGTTCCGTGGTCAAGGAAAACCGCGCGATGAAGCATTACCTCGATTCATGGCTGTATTACTTCGGCGAGGCGGTGCCGGAGGTTCTGGAGAACACGCTGTCGCGCATGGAAGTGAAACGCTACAAAGCGCGGAAAGGATTGCAGGACTGA
- a CDS encoding 3-hydroxyacyl-CoA dehydrogenase family protein translates to MIPKIVGVVGAGQMGSGIAQVLAEAGLGVLLYDSVPRQVEQGLDAIRLRLEKRAAKGDFPEEGMQDAVHRVIGVKTLKEFHDAEFIIEAVVEDAAEKKKLFAWLADIVDASTLLASNTSSIPITELAAVTRHPENVIGFHFMNPPFLMPGIEVVRGLLTSDATFAAARELARHLGKEVVVSKDRAGFVVNRILMPMINEAVMLVGEGTASIEDIDRGGLACLNHPMGPLALSDTIGNDTTHHILSVMQQEHGERFRPAPLLTRLVEAGMFGRKTSAGFYEWQGNSIQRVNPRVLEFRDAG, encoded by the coding sequence ATGATTCCAAAAATCGTGGGCGTTGTGGGAGCGGGGCAAATGGGAAGCGGCATCGCCCAGGTGCTGGCGGAGGCCGGCCTGGGCGTCCTGCTTTACGACTCCGTTCCGCGCCAGGTTGAACAAGGACTCGACGCCATCCGCCTGCGTCTGGAAAAACGAGCGGCGAAGGGGGATTTTCCGGAGGAGGGAATGCAGGACGCCGTCCACCGGGTGATCGGGGTGAAGACGTTGAAAGAGTTTCATGATGCGGAGTTCATCATCGAAGCGGTGGTGGAGGACGCGGCGGAAAAGAAAAAGCTGTTCGCGTGGCTGGCGGACATTGTTGACGCCTCCACCCTGCTGGCGTCGAACACGTCGTCCATTCCCATCACCGAGCTGGCGGCGGTGACGCGTCACCCGGAAAACGTGATCGGGTTCCATTTCATGAACCCGCCGTTTCTGATGCCGGGCATCGAGGTCGTGCGCGGCCTGTTGACCTCCGACGCCACCTTCGCCGCCGCCAGGGAACTGGCCCGGCATTTGGGTAAAGAGGTCGTGGTGTCGAAAGACCGCGCGGGGTTTGTGGTCAATCGTATATTGATGCCGATGATCAACGAGGCCGTGATGCTTGTGGGCGAGGGCACGGCGTCGATCGAAGATATAGACCGCGGAGGGTTGGCTTGCCTGAACCATCCGATGGGGCCGCTGGCCCTGTCGGACACCATCGGCAACGACACGACGCATCACATCCTGTCGGTGATGCAGCAGGAGCACGGCGAGCGGTTTCGCCCGGCGCCGCTGCTCACCCGGCTGGTGGAGGCGGGGATGTTCGGCAGAAAAACGTCCGCCGGATTTTATGAATGGCAGGGCAACTCGATCCAGCGCGTCAATCCGAGGGTGCTGGAGTTTCGGGACGCGGGGTGA
- a CDS encoding thiolase C-terminal domain-containing protein, with protein MAGKLERNVMLVSGGKVDYFAKANPDLMFYEMTMQAVREAVADLGLKPKEFRSLLKERGGIITTHFADHFAGQLLGEALTRDYLGLNPVESYRVVGGGATGGLGVQAAIEKVASGRADIVLAVGYEKMSEVDTFQGNEFIALASDTVTDFPNGGFYPLYYAAMAQAYLDTFVGKTVSAEDLRAAFSKIAVMMRNNAQYNRRAQTSHENPYATASTSGFITVDQVEQSGIVATPSYRLDCCLMTDGASALIVATEELAKEFTDKPVRVTGLGNGTDCMRTGERPRRRGGLVKENLLLPHEENDPERVAYYETLVYPGLHSFRAGRWAAKKAYEMAGIRTDPLEYFDLIEIHDAFVISVVQTMEDLGMVPYGHACHLFNELPLNDGKVPINPKIGGERGLYVNPSGGLIGQLHGVGATGNAQAVDVLWQMQGRVEEKYGHAETQAPHVERALFHSHAGTGSDITVTTVEKGW; from the coding sequence ATGGCCGGAAAATTGGAGCGAAACGTGATGCTTGTTTCCGGAGGCAAGGTGGATTATTTCGCCAAAGCCAACCCGGACCTGATGTTCTATGAAATGACCATGCAGGCGGTGCGGGAAGCCGTGGCCGACCTCGGTCTCAAGCCGAAAGAGTTCCGTTCCCTGCTGAAAGAGCGCGGCGGGATCATCACCACCCACTTCGCCGATCACTTTGCCGGGCAGTTGCTGGGCGAGGCGTTGACACGCGATTACCTCGGCCTCAACCCGGTGGAGTCCTACCGCGTGGTGGGCGGTGGTGCGACGGGGGGGCTGGGTGTGCAGGCGGCGATCGAAAAGGTGGCTTCCGGCCGTGCCGACATCGTGCTGGCGGTCGGTTACGAAAAGATGTCGGAGGTGGACACCTTCCAGGGCAACGAGTTCATCGCGTTGGCGTCGGACACGGTGACGGATTTTCCCAACGGCGGATTTTATCCCCTCTACTACGCGGCGATGGCGCAGGCCTACCTCGACACCTTCGTTGGCAAAACCGTCTCGGCAGAAGACCTGCGTGCGGCGTTTTCCAAAATCGCGGTGATGATGCGCAACAACGCACAGTACAACCGCCGCGCCCAGACCTCGCACGAAAACCCGTACGCCACCGCCTCGACCAGCGGATTCATCACCGTCGATCAGGTGGAGCAGTCGGGCATCGTCGCCACTCCTTCCTACCGGTTGGACTGTTGTTTGATGACCGACGGGGCGTCGGCGTTGATTGTGGCAACGGAAGAGTTGGCGAAAGAGTTCACCGACAAGCCGGTGCGGGTGACGGGATTGGGCAACGGCACCGACTGCATGCGCACCGGGGAACGGCCGCGCCGGCGGGGTGGTCTGGTGAAAGAAAACCTCCTCCTGCCGCACGAGGAAAACGATCCGGAACGCGTCGCCTACTACGAAACGCTGGTGTATCCGGGACTGCATTCGTTCCGCGCCGGACGCTGGGCGGCGAAGAAGGCGTACGAGATGGCGGGCATCCGCACCGATCCTTTGGAATACTTCGACCTCATCGAAATCCACGACGCGTTCGTCATCTCCGTGGTGCAGACGATGGAAGACCTGGGTATGGTGCCGTACGGCCATGCCTGTCACCTGTTCAACGAACTGCCGCTCAATGACGGCAAGGTGCCGATCAATCCGAAGATCGGCGGCGAGCGCGGATTGTATGTCAATCCGTCCGGGGGATTGATCGGGCAGTTGCACGGCGTCGGCGCCACCGGCAACGCGCAGGCGGTGGATGTGCTCTGGCAGATGCAGGGCCGGGTCGAAGAGAAATACGGCCACGCGGAAACGCAGGCGCCGCACGTGGAGCGGGCGCTGTTTCACAGCCACGCTGGAACGGGAAGCGATATCACGGTGACGACCGTGGAGAAAGGATGGTAG
- a CDS encoding DUF6537 domain-containing protein — protein MRIHFKNGKKDKPSGTDLNAGRMRRTPRKQVSLEEERYLTTEGPIHLTGIQALVRLNFDNLRLLQTIYPEKRFAYFISGYEGSPLGGLDINLRKVYALLKEWHILHVPGGNEEAGANMMWGSQIHRLFGPSKVDGVLGAWYGKGPGVRRIADVQDHMQMAGLDQFCAAYFISGDDHTSKSSTTPHQTDFIHYANHVPTAYPGNIQEILEAGKRAMLVSMLSGLAINLKLETYVCDGSQEFLLNPDEDAELAEKFLDFLEHHQDYSRHFSPVLLPPSVLANESELLYSKLPMVAEISRMFGLDQWYNRELKSDFGIVATGKSYYDLLGALKELNIADTEVEIFKPLITWPADMTSLREFARGKKELIVIEEKRPFYESHIKNELFNDTHKPVIVGKQDENGGTLFPANGNLDSDRIAQILGPRLALKPAFRNRHLDTLLGEHRRYTELDLPFTIKRPPAYCSGCQHRTALEIAGHHLREGTVDATTVQTRDLDGNPVSIEITPKHLMGIGIGCSTMSIIDSLASNRSVVVGPMESEGLLWMGASAFSFRMHADQGCGDGTYFHSARLNINFIRDAIAHLKEHYDIDDTHQTLLYVDNSVVAMTGGQRPVGQDDPEAAIATIQREGIEHIAVVAEAPEEFKHFKKRYGIEVYPKSETLRVKEEFSNKPGLSVIWYVQKCGIEKMRERRRNEELAPRYRVHVNKEVCEDCGDCGVEAKCSSVWKTDTEFGPKVRIHQFSCIQDMACTKGDCPSYVKVYTRTGTPFQSPNLDALKQHVQSLPVPERHIDPKEVYEVYSVGIGGWGLMTAYEILARAATTEGRNIVKEDDTGLSQKGGEVRNNLKIAYAGHDLREGFKIEAGGASLYICSDLIGAVNPDNLQAASRSKTRAIINTAKVPTMPMIVGKAEYPSVESLQQVIDAHTDAAHNIYVNATDIVESLFMDHKPTNLFLLGVAFQSIGNFPIENPDSIEEGIRKNGVEVDINLLAFRFGRLYAMDPQKVLALAFPRPPTYEDRLRDFRQRLPFWQRPRFDALARQVPFATEYRSKFARQVFELFRFQDADYAHQFVEFVEEISRFDAACFPDRELNFTRSVADHLYHVMAYKDEYRVADLLTRPEEIQAITRLYAPGEIKKIRFLLRPPILEQIPFIRSWRYIRNRFEQDGKWEFPGWSLKLLRHFKFLRGTPFDVFCRFSDMRKRERRAMDIYRRRMWSLIPLLNEKNYHTACEAAAYPAKASGYEMVKELHTEQAEAFWRDHYQQMLQTFSAAPLKSTERWSEQRAVEPVSTPG, from the coding sequence ATGAGAATTCATTTCAAGAATGGGAAAAAGGACAAACCGTCCGGAACCGATCTCAATGCGGGCCGGATGCGGAGGACGCCGCGCAAACAGGTTTCCCTTGAAGAAGAACGTTACCTGACAACGGAAGGGCCCATTCACCTCACCGGCATCCAGGCGCTCGTGCGTTTGAATTTCGACAACCTGCGCCTGCTGCAAACCATCTACCCCGAAAAGCGCTTTGCTTATTTCATTTCCGGTTATGAAGGCAGTCCGCTGGGTGGACTCGACATCAACCTGCGCAAAGTGTATGCGTTGCTCAAGGAGTGGCACATCCTGCACGTACCCGGCGGCAACGAGGAAGCCGGAGCCAACATGATGTGGGGCAGTCAGATTCACCGCCTGTTCGGCCCGTCGAAAGTCGATGGCGTCCTCGGCGCCTGGTATGGCAAAGGACCCGGCGTGCGCCGCATCGCCGACGTGCAGGACCACATGCAGATGGCGGGCCTCGATCAATTTTGCGCTGCGTACTTCATCAGCGGTGACGACCACACCAGCAAAAGCAGCACCACGCCGCACCAGACCGATTTCATTCACTACGCCAACCACGTCCCGACGGCGTATCCCGGCAACATCCAGGAAATCCTCGAAGCCGGGAAGCGCGCCATGCTGGTGTCGATGCTGTCCGGCCTCGCCATCAATCTGAAACTCGAAACCTATGTCTGCGACGGATCGCAGGAGTTCCTGCTGAACCCGGACGAAGACGCGGAGCTGGCCGAAAAATTTCTGGATTTTCTGGAACACCATCAGGACTACTCGCGTCACTTCAGCCCGGTGCTGCTGCCGCCCAGCGTGCTGGCCAATGAATCGGAACTGCTCTATTCCAAACTGCCGATGGTGGCGGAAATTTCGCGGATGTTCGGTCTCGACCAATGGTACAACCGCGAATTGAAATCCGATTTCGGCATCGTCGCCACCGGCAAGAGTTATTACGACCTGCTGGGCGCATTGAAGGAGTTGAACATCGCGGACACCGAGGTGGAAATATTCAAACCGCTCATCACCTGGCCCGCGGACATGACGTCTTTACGCGAGTTCGCCCGCGGCAAGAAGGAGTTGATCGTCATCGAGGAAAAACGTCCGTTCTACGAATCCCACATCAAGAACGAACTGTTCAACGACACTCACAAGCCCGTCATCGTCGGCAAGCAGGATGAAAACGGGGGGACGCTGTTCCCGGCGAACGGCAACCTGGATTCGGACCGGATTGCGCAGATTCTGGGGCCGCGCCTGGCATTGAAACCGGCATTTCGCAACCGGCACCTCGATACACTGCTGGGCGAACACCGCCGGTACACCGAACTCGATTTGCCGTTCACCATCAAACGCCCGCCCGCTTACTGCTCCGGCTGCCAGCACCGCACGGCGTTGGAAATCGCCGGACACCATCTGCGCGAAGGCACGGTGGACGCCACCACGGTGCAGACGCGGGATCTGGACGGCAATCCCGTCTCCATCGAAATCACGCCGAAGCACCTCATGGGCATCGGCATCGGCTGCTCGACCATGTCGATCATCGACTCGCTGGCCAGCAACCGCTCTGTGGTGGTGGGCCCGATGGAGAGCGAAGGCCTGTTATGGATGGGCGCCTCGGCGTTCAGTTTCCGCATGCATGCCGATCAGGGTTGCGGCGACGGCACCTATTTCCATTCGGCCCGGCTGAACATCAATTTCATCCGCGACGCCATCGCCCATCTCAAGGAACATTACGACATCGATGACACGCACCAGACATTGCTGTATGTGGACAACAGCGTCGTCGCCATGACCGGCGGCCAGCGTCCGGTGGGACAGGACGACCCGGAAGCGGCGATCGCCACCATTCAGCGCGAAGGCATCGAGCACATCGCCGTGGTGGCGGAGGCGCCGGAGGAATTCAAGCATTTCAAAAAACGCTACGGCATCGAGGTGTACCCGAAATCCGAGACGCTGCGCGTCAAAGAGGAGTTTTCCAACAAGCCCGGACTGAGCGTGATCTGGTACGTGCAGAAATGCGGCATTGAAAAAATGCGGGAGCGCCGACGCAACGAGGAGTTGGCTCCACGTTACCGGGTCCACGTCAACAAAGAGGTCTGCGAAGACTGCGGCGACTGCGGGGTCGAGGCCAAATGCAGTTCGGTATGGAAGACGGACACCGAATTCGGGCCCAAAGTCCGCATCCACCAGTTCTCATGCATTCAGGACATGGCCTGCACCAAGGGCGACTGCCCGTCTTACGTCAAGGTGTACACGCGCACCGGCACACCGTTCCAATCGCCGAACCTCGATGCGCTGAAACAGCATGTGCAGTCGCTGCCTGTGCCCGAACGCCATATCGATCCGAAAGAGGTGTACGAAGTGTACTCCGTCGGCATCGGTGGATGGGGCCTGATGACGGCCTACGAAATCCTGGCGCGCGCCGCCACCACGGAAGGACGCAACATCGTCAAGGAAGACGACACCGGCCTGTCGCAGAAGGGCGGCGAGGTGCGCAACAATCTGAAGATCGCCTACGCGGGACACGACCTGCGTGAAGGATTCAAGATCGAGGCGGGCGGCGCGAGTTTATACATCTGCTCGGATTTGATCGGTGCGGTCAATCCCGACAACCTGCAGGCCGCATCCCGGTCCAAAACCCGCGCCATCATCAATACCGCCAAAGTGCCGACCATGCCCATGATCGTCGGCAAGGCCGAATACCCATCGGTCGAGTCGCTGCAGCAGGTGATCGATGCCCACACCGACGCCGCACACAACATTTACGTGAACGCCACGGACATCGTCGAATCCCTGTTCATGGACCACAAACCGACCAACCTGTTCCTGCTTGGCGTGGCGTTCCAGAGTATCGGCAATTTTCCGATTGAGAATCCGGACAGCATTGAAGAAGGCATTCGTAAAAATGGGGTGGAAGTGGACATCAACCTGCTGGCCTTCCGCTTCGGCCGCCTGTATGCCATGGATCCGCAAAAAGTTCTGGCGCTAGCGTTCCCCAGACCTCCGACTTACGAAGACCGTCTCCGCGATTTCAGGCAACGGCTTCCTTTCTGGCAACGACCGCGGTTCGATGCGCTGGCGCGGCAGGTACCGTTTGCAACCGAATACCGGTCCAAATTCGCGCGTCAGGTGTTCGAGTTGTTCCGGTTCCAGGATGCCGACTACGCGCACCAGTTCGTCGAATTTGTGGAAGAAATTTCCCGTTTCGACGCCGCCTGTTTTCCGGACCGGGAATTGAACTTCACCCGATCCGTCGCCGACCACCTTTATCACGTGATGGCCTACAAGGACGAGTACCGCGTGGCGGATCTGTTGACACGGCCGGAAGAAATCCAGGCGATCACCCGCCTGTACGCACCCGGAGAAATCAAAAAGATCCGGTTCCTGCTCCGTCCGCCGATTCTCGAACAGATTCCATTCATCCGGAGTTGGCGGTACATCCGCAACCGGTTCGAGCAGGACGGTAAATGGGAATTCCCCGGCTGGTCGCTGAAACTGCTCCGTCACTTCAAATTTTTACGCGGTACCCCGTTCGACGTGTTCTGCCGGTTCAGCGATATGCGAAAGCGCGAGCGCCGCGCCATGGACATCTACCGGCGGCGCATGTGGTCACTCATTCCCTTGCTGAACGAAAAAAATTATCACACCGCCTGCGAAGCGGCCGCCTATCCGGCGAAAGCCAGCGGTTACGAAATGGTCAAGGAACTCCACACCGAACAGGCGGAAGCCTTCTGGCGGGATCATTATCAACAAATGCTGCAAACCTTTTCCGCCGCGCCGCTGAAAAGCACCGAGCGGTGGTCGGAACAACGGGCGGTCGAACCGGTTTCCACTCCGGGATGA
- a CDS encoding thiolase family protein → MKKNSTYIYGAARTPIGKIGGALSRIPAPQLGAMAIREALARSGLSPDQVGEVIMGNVVSAGLGQAPARQAAIHAGLPSRVGALTINKVCGSGLKAVMLADDAIRLARSECIVAGGMENMSLAPHLLPGSRQGHRLGHIEVLDSLIVDGLWDSFGHCHMGEIAENLSERYSRKAQDDYALESYRRARDAQENCRFSHEIVGVPVETKTGTTLFDKDEQPFANDLERLPTLPPAFLSDTGCVTAGNASKINDGAAALVIGREDAARHPLARIVGQATFSTEPDRFPVAPIEAITHLLKQWPARIEDIDLFEINEAFSVAMLAVCDALHLDRGKVNVNGGAVALGHPIGASGARILVTLLYALQARNLKKGVAAICLGGGEAVALGVERLD, encoded by the coding sequence ATGAAAAAGAACTCCACTTATATCTACGGAGCGGCCCGCACGCCGATCGGCAAAATCGGCGGCGCGCTGAGCCGCATTCCCGCGCCACAACTGGGTGCGATGGCGATTCGTGAAGCGCTGGCACGCAGCGGCCTTTCGCCGGACCAGGTCGGGGAAGTCATCATGGGCAATGTGGTGTCCGCCGGACTGGGGCAGGCCCCAGCCCGGCAGGCGGCGATCCATGCGGGGTTGCCTTCCCGTGTCGGCGCGCTCACCATCAACAAAGTGTGCGGCTCCGGACTGAAGGCGGTCATGCTGGCGGACGACGCCATCCGGCTGGCTCGCTCCGAGTGCATCGTTGCCGGAGGCATGGAGAACATGAGCCTGGCGCCGCACCTGTTGCCGGGTTCCCGGCAGGGACACCGCCTCGGCCACATCGAAGTGCTGGACAGCCTCATCGTCGATGGCTTGTGGGACAGCTTCGGCCACTGCCACATGGGCGAGATCGCCGAAAACCTTTCAGAGCGATACAGCCGCAAGGCACAGGATGATTACGCGCTGGAGAGCTACCGCCGCGCCCGCGACGCGCAGGAGAACTGCCGCTTCTCGCACGAAATCGTGGGTGTTCCTGTCGAAACCAAAACCGGAACGACGCTCTTCGACAAGGACGAGCAGCCCTTTGCCAACGATCTCGAACGCCTGCCCACCTTGCCTCCTGCATTCCTGAGCGATACCGGATGCGTCACCGCCGGCAACGCCTCGAAGATCAACGACGGCGCGGCGGCTCTGGTGATCGGTCGTGAAGACGCCGCACGGCATCCGCTGGCGCGCATCGTGGGCCAGGCCACGTTTTCCACGGAACCCGATCGATTCCCCGTTGCGCCCATCGAAGCCATCACGCACCTGCTGAAACAGTGGCCCGCACGCATCGAGGACATCGATCTGTTCGAAATCAACGAAGCCTTCTCCGTTGCCATGCTCGCCGTGTGCGATGCGCTGCATTTGGATCGCGGCAAGGTCAATGTGAACGGGGGCGCAGTGGCGCTGGGCCACCCCATCGGCGCGTCCGGTGCGCGCATCCTGGTGACCCTGTTGTACGCGCTCCAGGCCCGCAATCTGAAAAAAGGCGTGGCCGCCATCTGCCTGGGTGGCGGCGAGGCGGTGGCGCTCGGCGTCGAACGCCTGGACTGA
- a CDS encoding methylmalonyl-CoA mutase family protein, which yields MTASLLVRIVKANEAYQESIEGSVLRAKSDSAYQQELLKLWKDKVERLREHTLPSGTTIPLIALPQIDHPAQIARYQGEWGFPGEFPYGVSIYPQAFLIVEGQRGHEEPTRLFAGLGSPEMTNERFHYIVQSQQSKRLSTAFDTNTLLGRSADDPDYFFDIGEGGVSVSTYEDVKTLYQGFLKDDVSISMTINGPSLWMTAARLQAAEEAGQNLKSVRGTSQTDPCKEDDAQNELLFPLDKSIRLAMDMFEWCLRNAPAYYPINVSGYHIEQKGATPIQQAAFTLANGFLYVEEALQRGLDINVVGRRLPFFFTSGLDFEYIALLSAARRCWAVAMKDVYGAEDPSAQKLKAHIQTSGRSLHEREYLNNITRTALELFYALLNYPQALHSNSYDEPFTIPTEQSVRIASDAQAILLEEMGGFRDMMGFLSDSSGRFQAYRKVLDGILDYFRRIDDLGGVMQAKAEGFFRDEIAQSSARYEEQVESGRRPIVAVNCYQRPEGEKPHVERTEISTALKRERAQAVKRFKEQRDPRRVRDHLCQLKATAEAGGNVFAVTLGMVKEITLDEWTRALQEVYGLYRRKL from the coding sequence ATGACCGCTAGTCTGCTTGTCAGAATTGTGAAGGCCAACGAGGCCTATCAGGAATCCATCGAGGGTTCTGTGCTGAGGGCGAAGTCCGATTCCGCTTACCAGCAGGAGCTTCTCAAGCTGTGGAAGGACAAAGTAGAACGTCTGCGCGAGCACACGCTGCCTAGTGGAACCACGATCCCTTTGATCGCTTTGCCGCAGATCGACCATCCGGCGCAGATCGCGCGCTACCAGGGGGAATGGGGCTTCCCCGGCGAGTTTCCGTACGGCGTGTCGATCTACCCGCAGGCGTTTTTGATCGTCGAAGGCCAACGCGGGCATGAGGAACCGACGCGCCTGTTCGCCGGACTGGGATCGCCGGAGATGACCAACGAACGGTTTCATTATATTGTCCAGAGCCAGCAGTCGAAACGCCTGAGTACTGCGTTTGACACCAACACCCTGCTGGGCCGGAGCGCCGACGATCCCGACTACTTTTTTGATATCGGCGAAGGCGGCGTGTCGGTCTCCACTTACGAAGACGTGAAAACGTTGTACCAGGGGTTTCTGAAAGACGACGTCAGCATTTCCATGACCATCAACGGCCCGTCGTTGTGGATGACCGCCGCCCGTCTGCAAGCGGCAGAGGAAGCCGGGCAGAATTTGAAATCCGTGCGCGGCACGTCGCAGACCGATCCCTGTAAGGAAGACGACGCGCAGAACGAACTCCTGTTCCCTCTCGACAAGTCCATCCGCCTGGCCATGGACATGTTCGAATGGTGCCTGCGCAATGCGCCTGCGTATTACCCGATCAATGTCAGCGGCTATCACATCGAACAGAAAGGCGCGACCCCCATTCAACAGGCGGCGTTCACGCTGGCCAACGGGTTTCTGTATGTGGAGGAGGCCTTGCAGCGCGGTTTGGATATCAATGTGGTGGGACGCCGTTTGCCCTTTTTCTTCACCTCCGGCCTCGATTTCGAATACATCGCGTTGTTGAGTGCAGCCCGGCGTTGCTGGGCGGTGGCGATGAAAGACGTGTATGGCGCCGAAGATCCTTCAGCGCAGAAACTCAAGGCCCACATTCAGACTTCCGGGCGCAGCCTGCATGAGCGCGAGTACCTGAACAACATCACCCGCACCGCGCTGGAATTGTTCTACGCCTTGTTGAATTATCCGCAGGCCCTGCACAGCAATTCCTACGACGAACCGTTCACCATCCCGACCGAACAGAGCGTGCGCATCGCCTCCGACGCGCAGGCGATCCTGCTGGAGGAGATGGGCGGGTTTCGGGACATGATGGGATTTTTGAGCGACAGTTCCGGCCGCTTTCAGGCGTACCGCAAGGTGCTGGATGGCATTCTGGATTACTTCCGCCGCATCGATGACCTGGGGGGCGTGATGCAGGCGAAGGCGGAAGGTTTTTTCCGCGACGAGATCGCGCAATCTTCGGCGCGTTATGAGGAACAGGTGGAGAGCGGGCGCCGCCCGATCGTGGCGGTCAATTGCTATCAACGGCCGGAAGGGGAGAAGCCGCATGTCGAACGCACGGAAATCTCCACGGCTTTGAAACGGGAACGCGCGCAGGCTGTGAAACGGTTTAAAGAGCAACGCGATCCGCGCCGGGTGCGCGATCACTTGTGCCAGCTCAAAGCCACCGCTGAAGCGGGCGGTAACGTGTTTGCGGTCACGCTCGGCATGGTGAAAGAAATCACGCTGGACGAATGGACCCGCGCTTTGCAGGAAGTGTACGGATTGTATCGGCGCAAGTTGTGA